TTGATGCCTGGATAGAAAGAATTGCTCTGACAAACGATCTCGATCTCAAGTTAAAGATGCAAAAATCTCTGAAGTATATCACTTACTTTGAACAGAATATTTGGTATAATGCACTGACCAATTTGGGCGAGCAAATTCGTAGTAATTCACAAAATAATAATTTTAAAACTGATTGGGTTAACTTTTTAAAATCTATTGACTTGCAAGATATTAGCCAAGAACCTGTAGTGATAATTGATAAGTTGTAAACTTTAGAATCTTATGGGGTGCGTTAAGGCTTTAGCCTAACGCACCGAAAATCTTGGATGGTGCGTCAGCCTACGGCATAACACAATCTGCAAAACTGAATTCTGAATTCTGAATTCTGACTTCTGAATTCTGATTTATTAAAGCCAGTTTCCTATCAAAACGAAACTTGCCCAAAAATAAGGACGTTTTTCTTTTTTCAATAGAGCTAATTGGGCTTGACGAAGTGCTTTAGCTCTAGTCAATCCTTTATTTAATTCTCCGTACAACTGATGCATGATTTCACTAGTGGAAAAATCATCTATTGACCACAGGCTTGCTACTGTACTCTCTGCTCCTGCCTTAACAGCAATTCCAGCTAATCCTAAAGATGCTTGCCGATCGCCCACAGCAGTTTCGCACGAACTTAGGACTAGTAATTCGATAGAATTAGAACCATTTGAGTTATTTTGCTTGAGGAGATCGACTAAATCTTCGATATTGAGCAGTTGATCCCAAGTGAGAATGAAGGTTTTTTCAAGGTTAGAACTAAATTGACTGTGAGTAGCCAGATGAACGACAGAAAAATCAGTCGTTCGCAATTTATTTTGCAGGTTTGTTTTAGTAAACTTGCTATCCAGAAGTTCTTCACTTTTGGGTATATCAACCTGGATGCGGGCTAACTCTTTTTTAACATTAGTTAGTGGAGCGAATTCTCGACCTTCAATCGTGCGTTTCTGACTGACTCCAGCCGCTAAAACCTTAATTTTTGAACTGCTGCGTAAAGGTTTTGGTTCTAGAAGCTGCAAACCTGGTGCTAGAGCGATCGCATATTTTTCAATTAAATATTTCTCTTGTTGGGCATCGTATAAAACTGACATAGGAATGTTACGCAGAGAACCATCTAACACAAACACCAAAGTTTCTATATTGCTGTTTAAATCTGCTTCTAAAGGACGGATCAACCAATCATATAGCTGCTGGGAGAGATGTTTGACTTTAGAAGTTTGGGTAACATCAGGTAGATATTGTTGTAACTTACCAATAGTACTTTCTACCTCCTCTTGAGATATGGTAGTTGCATAATAGTGAAGTTCCTCCTGCCGAGGCAGCTTCAGAATAATGGCTAATTGTTTCTCCAGAATAATTGGATAGATAACTGCTGCCGTGGAATCATTTTTATCAACAATTCGATCGATTTCTACTCTCGGCTTTAAACAAGGTTCTCGAAGAAAATTTTCTAGTTCTGCTAATTGTAAAGATTCAATGGTAGTCCGAGCTTTTTGAAGATTATTGCTTTTGACATTAGAACTTCCCTGCGTTTGCAAGAGCGATTCGACTAGCTGCCGATAGACAGGTTCTACTTTTTCTCGAAAAGAAAACTGCATCTGAGAATTCATTGCAATCATATCGAGACGCAGAGATTGTAAGCTCACAATAGCTGCATCATAAGCTGCGATGGCTGCGCCAACGTCTCCGACGAACGCACCTTTGATGTCTCCTTGAGCTTTTAGGATATGTCCTAATTGCCATTGCCACTGATAGGCTATGTCAGTTGCTTGGATGGCTTGAGCCGAAAAAAGTGCTTTTTGGGTAAGGGTTAGAGCTTCTGACAACTGCTGGTTCTGTTCATAAAGCCAACCAAGATATCCAAGGGCATAAGATTTAGCCCGCTCATCGCCCAGGCTTTTTGCTTGTTGGAGAACTGCAATCAACTCTTTGGCAACATCTTTCAATTCAGGAGTATTAGTACCAGAGTATTGATTGAGACAAACTAGACTTTGAGCAAAATTAATTCGAGCGTAAATTGTTGTTTGAGTGGTAGGCAAGTCCTTGAGTTTGGATTCAATTTGTGGTATTAGACTCTGGGCTTGTATTAGCTGATTAATCTTCAGCAGGAGACTAAGGTGATTGAGTTGTGCTTGCATCCTAGTTTCCGCAGAAATGGATTTAGTTGCTGCTTGCTCATACAGTGAAGCCGCTTGCTGATACGACGCAATTTTTGCATCATCTTTGGCTTGCTCGCCACAATTTAAAGGACTTGAGTTTTGTTTATTGATTCTGCCCTGTTGAATCTGTATGTTATCACCTAGAGTTCGTTGAGCATTACCCAGGCTTACCAAAATAGCACTCTCGGTGCTTGGCGATGGTAGTTGCCGAGCCAATTGCAAACTTAGGTTTAAAACTTTTATTGATAAATTTGGGCGATCGAGTTTTTGCAGGACATCCCCAAGACTGCGTAAGCCATTGGCTTTAATTAGAGAGTTTGGTTTTGCTTCTAGGACTTGGAACCAATCATTTTGCCCGCGATCTTTGTTGTTGTCTTGGATTAATCTGCGACAGTCAAGCTGAGTAATTTTAAAGGCTTGGAGGATCTGATTGCAAGCTTTCAGATCCAGTCCGTTGGCTTGCATGGCTCCAGCAACGTTAATTAAACTTTGAGTCTGGCCTTCTTCATTCCCCGACCGCTTGTAGGCATTGGCTGCCTCTTGCCAAATATTTGCCGCCGCATCAAATTGTCCAGCTTCGTAGAGATTTTTGCCTTCAATTGATAATTTTGCAGCCTCTGTTGCTGGTTCTTTGGCTGCTGCTTGAGGTAATAACATTGGAATGTTTACGAATAAAATTATGCCTACTAAGACAAGGGCAATCATTTTGATCGGCTTGACTAAGGTGCGGCGATCGCGTTTTCTAGTTTTTCTAATTACCATGACAGATACCTGGCTTTATCCCAAAACTAGAAGCCTCGGAAGTTGCAGAGGCAGTCAAAATAACTCGTCCTTGTCCATCGAACCTCCAGCTATTTGCTTCTAACGGGGGTGTGGAAGCGACATCTGGGGATTGGTTTTGTTTTGCGGTATTGATAGGGTTTTCATCAACTGCGATCGCCGGTACCCTTAAGGCTTCTCCTGGCTGTGGAGGTAATCCGCCTCGTCCTGTCACAATAAATTGACTTTCTGGTTGATTTGTGCTGACTCTACTCGCCGCACACCCTTGACTAATTAACCCACTCACATCAACTAGATTTGTAGGCAAAGCGACTAACTCTTTTCTGATATCTGCATTTTGGATATTGATTACGATTTCGCCATCGAGCAGGGGATTTTGTTGAGAAAAGGCAGTAATATCGCTAAGTGGAGTGAGGTTTTCGCGCTTTTCGATCCCAAAAATTCCTTGGGTAGTAATTTTGATTAAACCACCTTTGCCTTCAAAAGCATTAGCTGTGATATCGCTATTTTCTTTAGGGACAGCGACTAAAAATTTTGTGTTGATATCAATATTGCCACCATTACCTCCAGCCCCTTCTTGTCCTGCTGTGGTAGAAATACTGCTATTATTGCGTAGCAGTAGTATGTCTCGCACTTGCAGTTGAATATTACCACCTTCACTACTAACTGTATCTGCTAATAAATCGGATTGTCTTCGCAGAGTTAGGGAACCAGTTGTAATTCTTAAATCGCCTGCATTTCCTTGGCCTTTGCTGTTGACGGAAATTTCAGAGTCATTAGTGAGATTTACAGAGTCAAAAGCCTCAATTTCGATATTTCCACCTTTTCCTTGTTCTGATGTACTAGCTGCGATCGCAGCTTTATCGCTCAGTGTTAACTTAGAGTTAGGCATCATTAAGTCAATCTGAATATTTCCTCCATTCCCTTGTCCAAAGGTACTGGCGCTCATAATGCCTCCCTGTGCCAGAGCTAGGGAATCTGCTTTGATATTAATGTCACCGCCATTTCCAATTGCAGATGATTCCGCTTCAGTAGTGATTCCAGTGCCAAAGCCATTGCTGTCTTCACCATCCACTCTGACAGCACCTCTCACATCCACGGAGACATTGCCAGCATTTCCGTTTCCCAAGGTACGAGCATTCAAAGAACCTCCCCGTGTAAGATTCAGGGAATTCGCTTTGACATTAATATCGCCACCATCTCCAATTGCTGATGATTCCACTTGGCTGAAAATAGCACTGCCAAAACCATTGCTATCTACACCGTCAAGAATGACAGCACCCTTCGCATCCACTGAGATATTGCCAGCATTTCCCCTTCCTGAAGTACTGCTACTTAACTGATTTACCTGCCCTAAAGTCAGAGATTCTGCTGTAATATTAATGTCGCCACCATTTCCAACTGCTGATGATTCCACTTCACTGAAAATAGCGCTGCCAACGCCATCGCTATCTACACCGTCAAGAATGACAGCACCTTTCACATCCACAGAGATATTCCCACTATTTCCTTCTCCAAAAGTAGTGGCACTCAAAGAAACTCCCTGTTTTAGAGTTAGGGATTCTGCTTTGATGTTAATATCACCACCATCTCCAATTGCCGATGATGTTACTTGACTAGTGATAGTGCCACCAAAGCCACCGCTATCTACACCGTCAAGAATGACAGCACCTTTCACATCCACAGAGATATTCCCAGCATTTCCTTCTCCAAAGATGGCGGTATTCAAAGTACCGCCATGTATAATACTCAGGGATTCTGCTTTAATATTAATATCGCCACCATTTCCAACTGCTGATGGTAAAATTTGACTGCTTATTCTACTAGGATAATTCTCGCTGTTGCTAACTACACCATCCAGGGTGACGGCACTACCCACGTCTACAGAGATATTCCCGCTATTTCCTTCTCCAAATGTACCAGTATCTACAAATCCACCCTGTGTAAGACTCAGGGATTCTGCTTTGATATTAATATCGCCACTATTGCCAATAGCCGAGGGTGATACTGCACTCCTGATTCCACTAACAAATCTAAAACTATCTTTACCGTCTAGAGTAACAGAACCCTTCACATCCACAAAGATATTCCCACTATTTCCTCTTCCCAAGGTACTGCCACTTATTAAACCTCCCCGTGTTAGAGTCAGGGAATCTGCTTTGATATTAATATCGCCACCATTTCCAACTGCTGATGATTGCACTTGATTGGCGATTAAACTAGGAATGCCATTGCTATTTACACCGTCCAAACTGATAGCACCCTTCACATCAACGAAGATATTCCTACTATTTCCTTTTCCTAAGGTACTGGCAGTCACAGTACCACCTTGGGTTAAAATCAGCGATCGCGCCTTAAGATTAATGTCACCACCATCTCCAATTGCCGATGGTGCGACTAGACTCATGATTCTACTAGGAGAGGTAGAGCTATTTTCACCATCCAAGGTGACGGCATCACTTACATCAACGAAGATATCCCCACTATTTCCTCTCCCTAAAGTACTAGCACTCAAATAACCGCCCTGTGTTATTTTCAGAGACTCTGACTTGAGATTAATGTCGCCACTATTTCCAACTCCTGATGGTTGTACTTGATTAATGATTCTACTAGGAGATGTAGAGCTATCTTCACCGTCCACCGTAATAGCACCACTCACATCAACCAAAATATTCCCACTATTCCCTTGTCCCAAGGTGCGGGAACTCAACTGACTTCCACCAGTTAAATTCAGTGAACCTGCTTGAATATTAATATTGCTACTGTTGCCTGTAGCATTAGGACTGACTTGGTTAGTAACACTGCTGGATTGACTGATGGATATAGCTTGTGTGGCATTTAAGCTAATATCGCCTACTGTTGTTGTTGGTGTTCCCAAACCTGCTGCGATGCCAGCATTAAGAGAACTACCTTCACTAATATCTATATTTTTGCCATGAAGTGCGATCGCACCACCTGAATCACCCGCAACATTCACAAAAGCTTCTCTGAGTGAAATATCGCCTCGCA
The Nostoc punctiforme PCC 73102 genome window above contains:
- a CDS encoding CHAT domain-containing protein — its product is MVIRKTRKRDRRTLVKPIKMIALVLVGIILFVNIPMLLPQAAAKEPATEAAKLSIEGKNLYEAGQFDAAANIWQEAANAYKRSGNEEGQTQSLINVAGAMQANGLDLKACNQILQAFKITQLDCRRLIQDNNKDRGQNDWFQVLEAKPNSLIKANGLRSLGDVLQKLDRPNLSIKVLNLSLQLARQLPSPSTESAILVSLGNAQRTLGDNIQIQQGRINKQNSSPLNCGEQAKDDAKIASYQQAASLYEQAATKSISAETRMQAQLNHLSLLLKINQLIQAQSLIPQIESKLKDLPTTQTTIYARINFAQSLVCLNQYSGTNTPELKDVAKELIAVLQQAKSLGDERAKSYALGYLGWLYEQNQQLSEALTLTQKALFSAQAIQATDIAYQWQWQLGHILKAQGDIKGAFVGDVGAAIAAYDAAIVSLQSLRLDMIAMNSQMQFSFREKVEPVYRQLVESLLQTQGSSNVKSNNLQKARTTIESLQLAELENFLREPCLKPRVEIDRIVDKNDSTAAVIYPIILEKQLAIILKLPRQEELHYYATTISQEEVESTIGKLQQYLPDVTQTSKVKHLSQQLYDWLIRPLEADLNSNIETLVFVLDGSLRNIPMSVLYDAQQEKYLIEKYAIALAPGLQLLEPKPLRSSSKIKVLAAGVSQKRTIEGREFAPLTNVKKELARIQVDIPKSEELLDSKFTKTNLQNKLRTTDFSVVHLATHSQFSSNLEKTFILTWDQLLNIEDLVDLLKQNNSNGSNSIELLVLSSCETAVGDRQASLGLAGIAVKAGAESTVASLWSIDDFSTSEIMHQLYGELNKGLTRAKALRQAQLALLKKEKRPYFWASFVLIGNWL
- a CDS encoding filamentous hemagglutinin N-terminal domain-containing protein, coding for MSHICWHWMKNIKVAICLALIETLVISSGERTCAQSKIVPDNTLNIESSKVINNSDGLPIENIDGGAQRGINLFHSFREFNVGEGKAVYFTNPAGIENIISRVTGSDRSEILGKLGVLGKANLFLINPNGIIFGKNAILDVKGSFVATSANAIKFGNQGFFSASSPETPLLLTIKPSALFFNQIGAGPIENNSIASAGVDGANNPVVGLRVADSQSLLLVGGNVLNTGGLNALGGRVELGGVASQGEIGLNLNNQSLTFPDEVVRGDISLREAFVNVAGDSGGAIALHGKNIDISEGSSLNAGIAAGLGTPTTTVGDISLNATQAISISQSSSVTNQVSPNATGNSSNINIQAGSLNLTGGSQLSSRTLGQGNSGNILVDVSGAITVDGEDSSTSPSRIINQVQPSGVGNSGDINLKSESLKITQGGYLSASTLGRGNSGDIFVDVSDAVTLDGENSSTSPSRIMSLVAPSAIGDGGDINLKARSLILTQGGTVTASTLGKGNSRNIFVDVKGAISLDGVNSNGIPSLIANQVQSSAVGNGGDINIKADSLTLTRGGLISGSTLGRGNSGNIFVDVKGSVTLDGKDSFRFVSGIRSAVSPSAIGNSGDINIKAESLSLTQGGFVDTGTFGEGNSGNISVDVGSAVTLDGVVSNSENYPSRISSQILPSAVGNGGDINIKAESLSIIHGGTLNTAIFGEGNAGNISVDVKGAVILDGVDSGGFGGTITSQVTSSAIGDGGDINIKAESLTLKQGVSLSATTFGEGNSGNISVDVKGAVILDGVDSDGVGSAIFSEVESSAVGNGGDINITAESLTLGQVNQLSSSTSGRGNAGNISVDAKGAVILDGVDSNGFGSAIFSQVESSAIGDGGDINVKANSLNLTRGGSLNARTLGNGNAGNVSVDVRGAVRVDGEDSNGFGTGITTEAESSAIGNGGDINIKADSLALAQGGIMSASTFGQGNGGNIQIDLMMPNSKLTLSDKAAIAASTSEQGKGGNIEIEAFDSVNLTNDSEISVNSKGQGNAGDLRITTGSLTLRRQSDLLADTVSSEGGNIQLQVRDILLLRNNSSISTTAGQEGAGGNGGNIDINTKFLVAVPKENSDITANAFEGKGGLIKITTQGIFGIEKRENLTPLSDITAFSQQNPLLDGEIVINIQNADIRKELVALPTNLVDVSGLISQGCAASRVSTNQPESQFIVTGRGGLPPQPGEALRVPAIAVDENPINTAKQNQSPDVASTPPLEANSWRFDGQGRVILTASATSEASSFGIKPGICHGN